The nucleotide window AGACTAGGACAGTAGTTATTCCCAATGGTCTTGCAAATATTACTTGTGATATCTTGCGCATCTCGACTCACCACTAACAAAATTGCCGTACCACAAAGCTTTATGCAGAAATACTCCCACACCAGATGGCTCTGTCTCAGCGTACACTAACCTTTCATTTAAATTGTTGCCATTAATACAACGATCTAGACAGTTCTGACTAATTGCCCCGATCAGGTCCTTGCTTCATTTTTTAACGCAGCAGGGTTGGTCACTGGTCGATTCGGGGAGGCAGAGGTGAAGCGTCGAAATCTGATTGCGGGCGCAGCGGCAGCGCTGGTTTTTGGGCAATTGGCCGGCTGCGCGCGCGTCGATCGGACCGAGACAGGCTCCATAACGGCGCCCGACCGCTCGGCCGCGGGCCAGGCCCAGCCCGCCGCGTCGCCATCGGCCCGCGCGTTGCGCTCGGCCGCATCCAATCGCGGTCTTTATTTCGGGGCAGCGATCCAGAGCGCCGCTCTGGGCGATAGCCGTTTCCGCTCCAATGTGGTGCGCGACTGCTCGATCATCACCCCCGAATGGGCCATGAAATGGGATTCCTTGGCGCCGGGCCGCGCCTATAATTTCAGCGAGATGGATCAGCTTGCCAGCTTTGCCGCCCGCAACGGGCTGGCCATGCGCGGCCACACCTTGCTCTGGCACAAAAGCCTGCCGCGCTGGGCCGCCGCGGCGTTGGCCTCCAGCCGGGACTGGACACTGATCGAGGATCACTTCTCCAAGGTTATCGGGCGCTATGGCAATCAGGTGCGCGAATGGGACGTGGTCAACGAACCCATTGAGCCCGAGCATGGCGGCAATGGCCTGCGGCAAAACCAGTTCTACAAGGCCTTTGGCGAGAGCTATATCCAGCGCGCATTTGAAACGGCCCGCGCCCGCGCGCCACGCGCACGCCTGGTCATCAACGAATATGGGCTGGAATATAACAGCAGCTATGAGGGGCAGCGCCGCCTGACGCTCCTGCGCCTGCTCGAACGCTTGCGCTCGCGCGGCGTGCCGGTCGACACCGTGGGCCTGCAGGCGCATCTCGACCTGCGCAAGGGCAAGGTCTATGCCGATGGCATTTATGGCCTCATGCGCGATATCGGCAATATGGGGCTCAAAGTGGCCATTACCGAACTCGACGTCGCCGAGGCCAATACCGGCCTCTCCATCGAGCGGCGCGACTCCCTGGTGGCCGACGAAACCCGTCGTTATCTCGATATTGTCCTGCAGTTCAACAATGTGCTGGGCGTCAGCACCTGGGGGCTGAACGACAGCCATTCCTGGCTGCGCACCCAGCGGAGCGCGGCCAATCGCGGTCTGCCCTATGATCGGGACTGGCGGGCCAAGCCCATGCATGGCGCCATCCTGACCGCCTTTGCCTGATCGCCGGGCCATTCTAACCCTCAAGGGGGACAGAGCGATGCAATGTCAGCCTTAAGGGGTGCGCTCTAGCGGACCGGCTCCATCAGGCTATTGTAGAGCGCCCGGGTTTCCGGGCTCGGCTCGACCCCCAGATCATCGGCGAGCACCGAGCGCATCGAGGCATAAAGTTCGCTGACCCGGACATAGTGGCGCCGCTCTGCCGCCTCTTCCATCAGCACGCAAAGGGCATCTTCCCGATATGGATCGAGCTCGAGCAGGCGGCGCGCGCAGGTGGAGCGTTCCGCCTGGGTCAGGTCTATGTCAGGCCGGATTCCATCGGCAATGCCATCGACGGCCTGGGTGAGCAGCTCGTCGCGGCGCGAGGAGAGCCAGTCTTCGAATTCCTCGCTGCTGGTATCCTGATCGGCGAGCAGCTCGCCACCATAGATCTTGCACAATTGCAGCGGCGTCAGCCTGATCTCCCCGGCCATGTGGCGGGCCATTTCGATCAGGTCGCAGTAAATGTCGGCGCCGGGTGCCAGGTGCAGGGTCGAAATATTGGCCTGGATCAGGCGAAAGCCATGCTCTTCCTGGATATGCCGGATGCGAGCCACGGACTGGCGCAGATTGGCCGCGGCCTTGCCATCCTCCGCATTGGGCCACAATAGGGCGGCCAGGCGGCTGCGCGGCTGTACTTGCTCGGGGGTGGACAGGATCAGATAAGCGGCGAGACGAAAAAAGCTCGCGGGTACACCCCGGACCAGGTCGCCATCAACGAGCAGACAACAGGTTCCGAGCAGTTTGATGGTTACATGGTGCGGCGCTTGAGTACCCATCTGCGCCCTCCGTCCCTTTGTTACTCAAAATGATTATACTGGAACTACTTACGCTACCCTAATCGGATATTGGGTTATAGAAGATATTGCTCTGACCAGATGCGCTCACGGATATGTGTTGGCGCCCTAGACCCTCATGGCTCGATGCCGCTGGCCGCGAAAAAGGCCCACATATCCTTGTTGACCGCCGTTATGGCGCTGATCGCATCCTGGACCCTTTTGAACTCCGCCTCATCGAGCGCTTCTACTTTTCCATATTTCAACGCGTCGTCAAACTCGACAATGCGCATCAATTGGGTCCCGCTCAATTCGCCATTGGAGTCGAATGAATAGATGCAATGATTATATTTGTTCCGGACTTTGGCTTCTTTTTTCAGCCGTTCGGTCAAATCCAGAACCGCCGCGCGGGTGGCCGGCGGCGTTGCCGGCAATTTGGCCAGCCTGTCGAGCAGGTCCAGCCGCGCCCGGGTCGTGTTGAGCGTGAGAAAGATGATGATGGCGGCGTCTTTCGACGTCCCGGCCAGATGCGCGATCAGGTAGATGAACAGGCTTTCCGTATTGGTCCAGACATAGTTCAACTGCCCGACCTGCTGGAGCACTTTGTCCAGGCTCGGCATTGGCTTCAGCCCGGGGAAGCGGCTCGTCGTCGCTCGCCCTGCCCATTGTCCATGGCGCTTCTGTCCAACTGGTGCTCGTGCAAATAGGCGGCAGCCTGTGTGCGGTTGGTGACGCGCAGCTTGGCGATCAGATTATGCACATGCGCTTTGACCGTATGCTCGGACAGCGCCATGCGGTCGGCAATCAGCTTGTTCTGGTAGCCCTCTGAAACCAGGGTCAGGATCTCGCGCTCGCGGGTCGTCAATGCATCCAGGCCGTGTCCCGCCTCATCCCCGTTGCTCTCGCCGCGACGCGGGAGCGTGCTGGTCACCAGGGGCTGCACGCCGGGCGGCGGCGCACGGCCGGCCGTCACGTCCTGTTGGTG belongs to Devosia sp. XK-2 and includes:
- a CDS encoding endo-1,4-beta-xylanase, whose translation is MKRRNLIAGAAAALVFGQLAGCARVDRTETGSITAPDRSAAGQAQPAASPSARALRSAASNRGLYFGAAIQSAALGDSRFRSNVVRDCSIITPEWAMKWDSLAPGRAYNFSEMDQLASFAARNGLAMRGHTLLWHKSLPRWAAAALASSRDWTLIEDHFSKVIGRYGNQVREWDVVNEPIEPEHGGNGLRQNQFYKAFGESYIQRAFETARARAPRARLVINEYGLEYNSSYEGQRRLTLLRLLERLRSRGVPVDTVGLQAHLDLRKGKVYADGIYGLMRDIGNMGLKVAITELDVAEANTGLSIERRDSLVADETRRYLDIVLQFNNVLGVSTWGLNDSHSWLRTQRSAANRGLPYDRDWRAKPMHGAILTAFA
- a CDS encoding BTAD domain-containing putative transcriptional regulator; translation: MGTQAPHHVTIKLLGTCCLLVDGDLVRGVPASFFRLAAYLILSTPEQVQPRSRLAALLWPNAEDGKAAANLRQSVARIRHIQEEHGFRLIQANISTLHLAPGADIYCDLIEMARHMAGEIRLTPLQLCKIYGGELLADQDTSSEEFEDWLSSRRDELLTQAVDGIADGIRPDIDLTQAERSTCARRLLELDPYREDALCVLMEEAAERRHYVRVSELYASMRSVLADDLGVEPSPETRALYNSLMEPVR